The genomic window CCAGGCGACCGCGTGCCGTGCGACGGCACCATCGAGGAAGGCTCGTCGGCGCTCGACGAAAGCCCGGTGACCGGTGAAAGCATTCCCGTTGCCCGCGGACCCGGGGAGGCGGTGGTCGCCGGCTCGATCAACGCCGATGGCGCGATCCGTGTCCGCGTGACGCGCGCCGCCAGCGACAACACCATCGCCCGCATCATCCGCATGGTGGAGGACGCCACGGCATCGCGCGCGCCGACGCAGCGCTTCATCGAGCGGTTCTCCGAATGGTGGACGCCAGGGGCGATGATCGTCTCGCTGCTGGTGATCGTCATCACGCCCTTCGCCTTTGGATGGGACTGGAGCACGAGCCTCTATCGGGGCCTCGCGATCCTGCTGATCGCCTGCCCCTGCGCGCTGGTCATCTCGGTGCCCGCGGCGATGGCCTCGGGGCTGTCGGCGGGCGCGCGACGCGGCCTGCTGGTCAAGGGTGGCGCGGCGCTGGAGGCGATCGGCGCCGCCCGCACCGTGGCCTTCGACAAGACCGGTACGCTGACCGAGGGCCGGCCCAACGTCACCGACATCCTCGCTGCCGACGGCCGCAGCCCCGAGCAGATGCTCGCCCTCGCCGCGGCGGTGGAGCAGGGCTCGGCCCATCCACTCGCCAAGGCGATTCTGGCCGAGGCGGCGGCGCGCAGCATCACCGTGCCGCCGGCGAGCGCGCAAGCCGCCATCCCAGGCCGCGCCGTGACGGGGACGGTGGATGCCGTCGCCGTGTCCGTCGGCAGCCCGCGCCATGCGCGTGAGGCGAATGCCACACTCGGCGTGCTCGAGGCGGCGCTCGATCGCCTGGAAGGCGAGGGCAAGACGGTCGCGGTGGTGCTGGCCGGTGGCGCCGTCGCTGGCCTGATCGCGCTCCGCGACGAGCCCCGGGCCGACGCCGTGGCCGGCATCGCCGCGATCACGGCGCTCGGCGTGCGTCCCGTCATGCTCACGGGAGACAACCGCCGCACCGGCGAGGCGATCGCCATCTCGCTCGGCCTCGACGCCAAGGCGGAGTTGCTGCCGGATGACAAGCTGCGCGAGATCGGCAAGCTGCGGGAACGCGGCAGCGTCGTCATGGTCGGTGACGGGATCAACGACGCGCCGGCCCTCGCCGCGGCAAATGTCGGCGTGGCCATGGGTGGCGGCACCGATGTGGCATTGGAGACCGCGGATGCGGCGGTGCTGAAGGACCGTGTCACGGGCGTGGCGGAACTGATCGGCCTGTC from Roseococcus microcysteis includes these protein-coding regions:
- a CDS encoding heavy metal translocating P-type ATPase encodes the protein MGAATKLTWRVEGMDCASCVAKVTKAVERLPGVSAVQVNLMAERLTLDLDSAGRPEAVEEQVTALGYVAKRLDGAVAAAPAGAAPAACGHDHDHHDHGHEHDQGHDHAPAAAKAAAPEPAAHGHSHADHDDPADATKPWWATGKAKLVWLLGALVVGAYALSLILPERLTYPLFLAATAVALVPFGRRAWALARAGSPFSIETLMVTAAVGATVIGAAEEAAIVVLLFAVGELLENVAAGRARAGIRALASLMPRVAQRIRADGGTDEIPADRLAVGDLVLIRPGDRVPCDGTIEEGSSALDESPVTGESIPVARGPGEAVVAGSINADGAIRVRVTRAASDNTIARIIRMVEDATASRAPTQRFIERFSEWWTPGAMIVSLLVIVITPFAFGWDWSTSLYRGLAILLIACPCALVISVPAAMASGLSAGARRGLLVKGGAALEAIGAARTVAFDKTGTLTEGRPNVTDILAADGRSPEQMLALAAAVEQGSAHPLAKAILAEAAARSITVPPASAQAAIPGRAVTGTVDAVAVSVGSPRHAREANATLGVLEAALDRLEGEGKTVAVVLAGGAVAGLIALRDEPRADAVAGIAAITALGVRPVMLTGDNRRTGEAIAISLGLDAKAELLPDDKLREIGKLRERGSVVMVGDGINDAPALAAANVGVAMGGGTDVALETADAAVLKDRVTGVAELIGLSRATMANVKQNVAVAVGLKGVFLVTTLMGVTGLWPAILADTGATVLVTLNALRLLRWSPTARTNASS